The following are encoded together in the Pararhizobium qamdonense genome:
- a CDS encoding cold-shock protein, giving the protein MTTGTVKWFNSTKGFGFIQPDNGGADAFVHISAVERAGMREIVEGQKIGFDLERDNKSGKMSACNLQAV; this is encoded by the coding sequence ATGACCACTGGCACAGTTAAATGGTTCAATTCCACCAAGGGCTTCGGCTTCATTCAGCCTGACAACGGCGGCGCTGACGCCTTCGTTCACATCTCTGCCGTCGAGCGCGCCGGAATGCGCGAAATTGTCGAAGGCCAGAAGATCGGTTTCGACCTCGAGCGCGACAACAAGTCGGGCAAGATGTCTGCCTGCAACCTGCAGGCCGTATAA
- a CDS encoding response regulator: MAHNGITVLVVEDEILIRMDVATFLEDEGFTVHEAADADEAISILDKHPDIKVMFTDIDMPGTMDGLKLAAAVRDRWPPVQIIVTSGHWQLNDDMLPVQGRFFSKPYDRSRVIDAIREMVAAA; this comes from the coding sequence ATGGCGCATAATGGAATTACGGTGCTCGTCGTCGAGGACGAAATTCTCATCCGCATGGATGTCGCGACTTTCCTGGAGGATGAGGGGTTTACCGTTCACGAGGCGGCTGACGCCGATGAGGCGATCTCTATTCTCGATAAACACCCCGACATCAAGGTCATGTTCACTGACATAGACATGCCAGGCACCATGGATGGACTGAAGCTTGCAGCGGCCGTGCGCGACAGATGGCCACCGGTGCAGATCATCGTGACCTCGGGACATTGGCAGTTGAATGATGACATGCTGCCTGTTCAAGGCCGGTTCTTCAGTAAACCTTACGACCGTTCCCGCGTCATCGATGCCATTCGAGAGATGGTGGCCGCTGCCTGA
- a CDS encoding sensor histidine kinase — protein MPMTPTAHFEAASTLAVVVSSNEPLLFLSDDQTVIAASTSFCRAFGIDPATVCGQSLGDLGNGEWAMPKLGSLLRATASGSANIEAYEIDLKRPNQKTRQLVVNAQTLADGDVDRIRLLVAITDVTEMRAEARLKEDLVRDKAMLLQEVQHRVANSLQIIASVLMQSARRVQSDEARGHIQNAHHRVMSIATLQRQLSATDGGNVELRPYLTQLSQSLGASMIADPDRLSIQVTVDKSVVDADVSISLGLIVTELVINALKHAFPDERTGLIEIAYHSIGEDWTLSISDDGVGMPVGNEAPKGGLGTGIVEALVKKLKGEIHLTEAGPGTIVTISHRESADSQTDLSTAA, from the coding sequence ATGCCAATGACCCCAACGGCACATTTCGAAGCGGCGAGCACTTTGGCCGTCGTTGTTTCATCCAACGAACCGTTGCTTTTCCTGTCCGACGACCAGACGGTGATTGCGGCGAGCACCTCGTTCTGCCGAGCCTTCGGCATCGATCCCGCGACAGTTTGCGGTCAAAGCCTCGGTGACCTTGGAAACGGCGAATGGGCAATGCCGAAGCTGGGATCACTGCTGCGAGCGACGGCATCTGGAAGCGCGAACATCGAAGCCTACGAAATCGATCTCAAACGGCCTAACCAGAAGACACGGCAACTGGTCGTCAATGCGCAGACACTCGCTGACGGCGATGTCGATCGAATTCGACTGCTTGTGGCTATCACGGACGTGACCGAGATGCGGGCGGAAGCGCGATTGAAAGAAGATCTCGTTCGCGACAAGGCCATGCTGCTCCAGGAGGTTCAGCACAGAGTCGCAAACAGCCTACAGATCATCGCAAGTGTTCTGATGCAGAGCGCGCGCCGCGTTCAGTCGGACGAGGCCCGCGGTCACATCCAAAATGCCCACCACCGGGTCATGTCGATCGCAACGCTGCAACGACAACTTTCCGCGACCGATGGCGGAAACGTGGAACTTCGCCCCTATTTGACCCAGCTCTCGCAGAGCCTCGGGGCGTCGATGATCGCTGATCCTGACAGGCTCTCGATCCAGGTGACGGTCGATAAAAGCGTCGTCGACGCGGACGTGTCTATCAGCCTGGGGCTTATCGTCACCGAACTTGTCATAAACGCCCTGAAACACGCTTTTCCCGATGAGCGCACGGGTTTGATCGAGATCGCGTATCACTCAATCGGCGAGGACTGGACACTATCGATCTCGGACGACGGCGTCGGCATGCCGGTCGGCAACGAGGCGCCCAAGGGTGGACTTGGCACGGGCATTGTGGAGGCGCTTGTCAAAAAGCTGAAGGGAGAGATCCATCTCACGGAAGCCGGCCCTGGTACCATCGTCACGATCAGCCACCGGGAATCCGCAGATTCCCAAACAGATCTCTCTACGGCTGCTTAG
- a CDS encoding response regulator, which produces MKNGKAVVLIVEDSPIIRMGAIDLVISAGYEALEACDADEAIRILESRDDVDLVFTDVQMPGTMDGIKLSHYIRDRWPPVKLIVASGAAILEESSLPVGSRFFRKPYDHRAITDVMASLLSSDLQTAVARGT; this is translated from the coding sequence ATGAAAAATGGCAAGGCGGTTGTCCTGATTGTCGAAGATAGCCCGATCATCCGAATGGGTGCAATCGATCTGGTGATTTCAGCCGGCTACGAAGCGCTGGAGGCTTGCGATGCGGATGAGGCCATTCGCATTCTTGAATCGAGAGACGATGTCGATCTGGTGTTCACCGACGTTCAGATGCCGGGGACGATGGACGGCATCAAGCTGTCGCACTACATCCGGGATCGATGGCCCCCTGTGAAACTGATCGTCGCATCAGGTGCTGCAATTCTCGAAGAGAGCAGCCTGCCGGTGGGAAGCCGATTCTTCCGGAAGCCCTACGATCATCGGGCAATTACCGACGTTATGGCAAGCCTGCTTTCAAGCGACCTGCAAACTGCTGTTGCCCGAGGCACATAA
- a CDS encoding DMT family transporter produces MSLERTPLGITLIVTSVFMLAFGDAVVKQSNADFSLWQLFVARGLVTVPLLFGVARILAPTSPLWPKAVGWVFVRSMLIVLMWIAYYAALPFMSLSVAATALYTTPLSIALFSAALIGEPVGARRWLGILLGFIGVFVILRPAADDFSAVALLPILAAIFYALAAVITRSRCAEENALSVAMSLNVCLIISGALGVGGIMLVPAADDLAFPFLQSPWMAMSNWTWAITILLGILLVAESIGVAKAYQIAPAAIIGTFDYSYLVFAVFWSFVFFGDTPDILTVLGIGFILAAGWLVVWNPPLKQANCSSH; encoded by the coding sequence TTGAGCCTCGAAAGAACTCCCCTCGGCATCACGTTGATCGTAACCTCAGTCTTCATGCTCGCCTTCGGCGATGCAGTCGTCAAACAGAGTAATGCCGACTTCTCACTGTGGCAGCTTTTCGTCGCACGCGGACTTGTCACCGTTCCCCTGCTGTTTGGCGTTGCCAGAATTCTGGCTCCTACTTCGCCGCTATGGCCAAAGGCGGTGGGCTGGGTGTTTGTGCGCAGCATGCTGATCGTGCTGATGTGGATTGCCTATTACGCCGCACTCCCGTTCATGAGCCTGTCAGTGGCGGCCACGGCGCTCTACACGACGCCACTGTCTATCGCTCTCTTCTCAGCCGCCCTCATTGGAGAACCTGTTGGCGCACGGAGGTGGCTGGGAATCCTGCTGGGCTTCATCGGTGTGTTCGTCATTTTGCGCCCGGCTGCCGATGACTTCTCCGCAGTTGCTTTGCTTCCGATCCTTGCTGCCATCTTCTATGCACTCGCGGCGGTCATAACTCGAAGCAGATGCGCTGAGGAGAACGCCTTGAGTGTAGCTATGAGCCTGAACGTGTGCCTCATCATATCGGGCGCTCTGGGCGTCGGAGGTATCATGTTGGTTCCGGCCGCTGACGACCTAGCTTTTCCGTTCCTGCAAAGCCCGTGGATGGCGATGAGCAATTGGACATGGGCGATCACTATACTACTGGGCATCTTGCTGGTTGCGGAGAGCATCGGGGTAGCAAAGGCCTATCAGATCGCCCCGGCAGCGATCATCGGTACATTCGACTACAGCTATCTGGTATTCGCGGTATTCTGGAGCTTCGTGTTCTTTGGTGACACTCCGGATATACTCACGGTGCTGGGAATTGGCTTCATCCTCGCGGCTGGATGGCTCGTTGTATGGAACCCGCCCCTCAAACAAGCAAATTGCTCGAGCCACTGA
- a CDS encoding TetR/AcrR family transcriptional regulator produces the protein MPRPRDPANKRQQIVDTAYALFSRSGYHATGTDRIIAEADVAKMTMYRNFSSKDALIVEVLNHRAARFDAQLDRLAQRASTPQEKIGTIFDWYERWFLGADFHGCLFAHALAEFGERGHPVFDAVVEHKNSLKRRLLGILEAGMDKDHAASASDAIFMLLEGATLMAQMGQGQKAILHARQAACRLVGIADG, from the coding sequence ATGCCGCGCCCGCGTGATCCCGCCAATAAACGCCAGCAGATCGTAGATACGGCTTACGCGCTGTTTTCGCGCTCCGGCTATCACGCGACCGGTACCGACCGGATCATTGCCGAAGCCGACGTGGCCAAGATGACGATGTACCGCAATTTCTCCTCCAAAGACGCCTTGATCGTCGAAGTGCTGAACCATCGCGCCGCTCGCTTTGACGCCCAACTCGATCGTCTTGCGCAGCGTGCTTCGACGCCGCAGGAGAAGATCGGAACAATCTTTGACTGGTACGAGAGATGGTTTCTGGGTGCCGACTTTCATGGTTGTCTGTTTGCCCATGCGCTTGCGGAGTTTGGTGAACGGGGACATCCGGTCTTCGACGCGGTGGTCGAGCACAAGAACAGCCTCAAGCGCCGGCTTTTGGGCATTCTAGAGGCGGGGATGGACAAGGATCATGCGGCATCAGCGTCGGATGCGATCTTTATGTTGCTCGAAGGAGCGACCCTGATGGCCCAGATGGGCCAAGGACAGAAAGCTATCCTCCACGCACGTCAAGCAGCGTGTCGGCTGGTCGGCATTGCCGACGGATGA
- a CDS encoding DUF1810 domain-containing protein, with protein sequence MAQDDPFELSRFVAAQDRVLETVLAELRAGRKQTHWMWFIFPQLRALGRSPTADFYGIGSIEEARAYLRHSVLAERLARTTDAVLGISGRSAHEIFGSPDDMKFRSSMTLFNEAAVENEERFRLTLERFFVGEPDRRTLELIGGGN encoded by the coding sequence ATGGCGCAGGACGATCCTTTCGAGCTTTCCCGCTTCGTTGCAGCACAAGACCGCGTCCTCGAGACGGTGCTCGCTGAACTCAGGGCCGGACGCAAGCAAACCCATTGGATGTGGTTCATCTTCCCGCAATTGCGTGCATTGGGCAGGTCTCCCACCGCGGATTTCTACGGCATTGGCTCTATCGAGGAAGCCCGGGCTTATCTCCGACATTCGGTACTTGCTGAAAGATTGGCGCGGACCACTGATGCGGTGCTCGGGATATCCGGCCGTTCCGCACATGAGATCTTCGGTTCGCCCGATGACATGAAGTTCCGCTCATCGATGACGCTGTTCAACGAAGCTGCCGTGGAGAACGAGGAACGATTCCGGCTTACTCTGGAGCGCTTCTTTGTCGGTGAGCCAGATCGTCGGACTCTCGAACTCATAGGCGGCGGCAACTAA
- a CDS encoding cold-shock protein, whose protein sequence is MATGTVKFFNQDKGFGFITPDNGGQDVFVHVSAVLSGGPLKDGTKVSYDIGEDRKTGKSKAEDVRAI, encoded by the coding sequence ATGGCGACGGGTACCGTTAAGTTTTTCAATCAGGACAAGGGTTTTGGCTTCATCACACCCGACAATGGCGGGCAGGATGTGTTCGTCCATGTCTCGGCGGTGCTGTCAGGCGGGCCTCTGAAAGATGGCACGAAGGTCAGCTACGACATCGGCGAGGATCGCAAGACCGGAAAGTCGAAAGCGGAAGACGTTCGCGCGATCTGA
- a CDS encoding transcriptional regulator, with product MKKPHKNFVVEYKGARRKPTLQSSSIWGNVDLRRFAEHDGNVEVLRIGGLRADSDAAMHEVAHAPASTINLQRETTSIFSLEVQMADDPSMSEQVSTEPETALQKVPEPKKRRPRTKKVASETAASNALVEAPAVKKTRAKRGSKNAATEVTPSARPGGRKAKSAVEAVVGSATQAVSPITAAAEMEDLLQLEQENNRLRKLLAEKLREENTILRKRLGLD from the coding sequence TTGAAGAAGCCGCATAAGAACTTTGTCGTTGAGTATAAGGGTGCGCGTCGAAAACCCACGCTGCAATCCAGCTCAATCTGGGGCAACGTCGATTTGCGCCGGTTCGCCGAGCACGACGGCAACGTCGAAGTACTTCGGATTGGCGGGCTTCGCGCCGATTCAGATGCGGCGATGCACGAGGTAGCCCACGCGCCCGCGTCGACAATAAATCTGCAGCGAGAAACAACATCGATCTTTTCACTGGAGGTACAGATGGCCGACGACCCGAGCATGTCCGAACAGGTGTCCACCGAGCCCGAAACTGCTCTGCAAAAGGTCCCTGAGCCCAAGAAGCGACGCCCGCGGACCAAGAAAGTGGCGTCGGAAACTGCAGCTTCTAACGCTTTGGTCGAAGCACCGGCTGTTAAGAAAACACGGGCGAAGAGGGGTAGCAAGAACGCCGCAACCGAGGTGACGCCGTCTGCCCGCCCTGGCGGACGCAAAGCCAAGAGTGCCGTCGAGGCGGTTGTCGGATCCGCCACGCAGGCTGTCTCGCCTATCACGGCTGCTGCGGAGATGGAGGATCTGCTTCAACTCGAGCAGGAAAATAATCGGTTGCGGAAGTTGCTTGCGGAAAAGCTCCGCGAGGAAAATACTATTCTTCGCAAACGACTCGGTCTTGACTGA
- a CDS encoding LysR substrate-binding domain-containing protein, whose amino-acid sequence MNAFLPPFAVDQQISDRSLASPMDDFIRKTREFAALWPASRQLSPRITAFANFLTEHLLFDDTASLRGAP is encoded by the coding sequence TTGAATGCTTTTCTGCCGCCCTTTGCCGTCGATCAACAGATCTCCGACAGGTCTCTGGCGTCGCCAATGGACGACTTCATTCGCAAAACAAGGGAGTTTGCCGCGCTCTGGCCGGCCAGCCGTCAGCTGTCGCCGAGGATCACGGCCTTCGCGAACTTTCTCACGGAGCATCTCCTTTTCGACGATACGGCTAGCTTACGTGGGGCGCCGTGA
- a CDS encoding GGDEF domain-containing protein has protein sequence MEEQPIPASGKSAGSLPPKPVARLSAFTTEEVERQLGGRTRDIRLNIELSRLLRERTWPQMSKIIRAWMIWVIVLDVLTLCLNAFLLPAGTVMSMLLPASILPPAAVTVAVVFREQRARWLQATVLLVGVFFILVSVALVGVATGGEFYERHLTIMLFVAVTAIVIFPVPLRWAMVIGAYAIGIYLLFQLRNPDIELGSAVAGTLFFASGIGATLVARRTATILAHKTFLLELRDRSRLTDLSDANARLELLARTDPLTGVANRRSMMETLDDCWQEAGNSGGAAILMCDIDDFKCLNDSLGHAEGDRGLVKVAGIIQSSLRDDRDHVARYGGEEFLILLSGAGKHAAYAVAETIRKRVEAASLPNPLSRVMPNITVSIGLATTKRCKSISAEHLQRQADEALYSAKAQGRNQVVAHADSE, from the coding sequence ATGGAGGAACAACCGATACCTGCTTCTGGAAAATCGGCAGGCTCACTGCCGCCGAAGCCTGTTGCACGGCTCAGCGCATTCACTACCGAAGAAGTGGAGCGCCAACTTGGCGGCCGAACCCGCGACATTCGCTTGAACATCGAGCTTTCCCGCCTTTTGCGCGAGCGCACGTGGCCGCAGATGTCCAAGATCATCCGGGCTTGGATGATCTGGGTGATCGTCCTCGACGTCCTGACGTTGTGCCTCAATGCGTTCCTCCTCCCGGCCGGGACCGTCATGTCAATGCTTCTACCGGCCTCGATCCTTCCCCCCGCGGCCGTAACCGTTGCGGTCGTTTTTCGCGAGCAAAGGGCTAGGTGGCTGCAAGCAACCGTTCTCCTGGTTGGCGTCTTCTTTATTCTGGTGTCTGTTGCGTTGGTAGGCGTTGCGACAGGCGGCGAATTTTACGAGCGGCATTTGACGATCATGCTTTTCGTCGCCGTGACCGCTATCGTCATCTTTCCGGTTCCTCTGCGCTGGGCGATGGTGATTGGCGCGTATGCCATCGGTATTTACCTGCTGTTTCAGCTCAGGAACCCGGACATCGAGCTTGGAAGTGCAGTTGCAGGAACGCTCTTCTTCGCGAGCGGCATTGGTGCGACGCTGGTGGCGCGACGAACTGCGACGATCCTGGCGCACAAGACCTTCCTATTGGAGTTGCGGGACCGCAGTCGCCTCACCGACCTATCTGACGCAAATGCGCGACTCGAACTGCTTGCCCGAACCGATCCGTTGACCGGCGTCGCGAACCGACGCTCGATGATGGAAACCCTGGACGACTGTTGGCAAGAAGCGGGAAATTCAGGGGGCGCTGCGATTTTGATGTGCGATATCGACGATTTCAAGTGTCTCAACGATAGCCTCGGCCATGCCGAGGGGGACCGCGGTCTGGTAAAGGTTGCTGGCATCATTCAGAGCAGCCTCAGAGATGATCGTGATCACGTGGCCCGTTACGGAGGCGAGGAGTTTCTGATCCTGCTCTCGGGTGCCGGCAAACATGCGGCCTATGCGGTCGCTGAAACCATCCGCAAACGGGTCGAGGCCGCGTCTCTCCCTAACCCTCTGTCGCGCGTCATGCCCAATATTACCGTGAGCATTGGTCTCGCGACGACAAAGCGGTGTAAAAGTATTTCCGCAGAGCACCTTCAGCGCCAAGCGGATGAGGCTCTCTACTCCGCCAAGGCTCAGGGACGTAACCAAGTCGTTGCTCATGCAGATTCCGAATGA
- the arr gene encoding NAD(+)--rifampin ADP-ribosyltransferase: MSTAATTFSQSFFHGTRADLQPGDMVAVGYPSNFAADTQLSWVYFTGTMDAAIWGAELAAGEKPGRIYIVEATGAWFDDPNVTDKKFPGNPTLSYRSQNPLRVIGEVVNWLGHTAEQIRQMSEGLARLTAEGAHVIID; this comes from the coding sequence ATGTCGACAGCTGCAACCACTTTTTCGCAATCGTTTTTTCACGGCACCCGTGCCGATCTGCAGCCTGGGGACATGGTCGCCGTTGGATACCCGTCGAATTTCGCCGCCGACACGCAGTTGTCATGGGTATACTTCACAGGCACGATGGACGCGGCGATTTGGGGCGCTGAATTGGCCGCGGGTGAAAAACCGGGACGCATCTATATCGTCGAGGCGACCGGCGCGTGGTTCGATGATCCGAACGTGACCGACAAGAAATTTCCGGGCAATCCGACACTTTCGTATCGATCGCAAAACCCGTTGCGGGTCATCGGCGAGGTTGTGAACTGGCTGGGTCATACGGCGGAACAGATCCGTCAGATGAGCGAAGGACTGGCGCGGTTAACCGCCGAAGGCGCTCACGTCATTATAGATTGA
- a CDS encoding FAD-dependent oxidoreductase, which produces MNRRSILKSGISVFSLASGFLPSLAEPSMGAVEEPKSADLWYELSHELGDRLQPVKWPFAVCLREPDGVACRTLFQSIRNPFFLSDHPGLTQTSGWVGAWFAKPSKRVVEAESAEDIAAAIRFARRNGIRLIVKGGGHSYKGCSNAANSLLVRTRRMKEITLHDGFVPKHSTAEPVPAVSIGSGALWGEVYRTVTVEGGRYVQGGGCLTVGVAGLVQSGGFGSFSKSYGLAAASLLEAEIVTADGVIRTVNANQDPELLFALKGGGGGTFGIVTRLTLQTYDLPATFGAFLLDIRAASDTSFRALIGQMLAFYAETLFGPHWGEQIRFRPDNTLSISMVFQNLTRTEVESCWAPFFDWVASRDEYRLISSPTVLAVPARSFWDGEFLRTLPGVVSFDNRPGANKYNIYWAGNREEAGQVIHAYRSAWLSADLLDMHQRDQLADGLLAASRHWSISLHTNKGLAGASKDVVRAAAETAINPAAIEAFALAICASEGPPAYPGVEGHEPDYARAKQDANHVSSAMAALQEHVVTSGSYLAESDYFEQDWKSAFWGENYPRLLSTKQAYDPEGIFVAHHTVGQE; this is translated from the coding sequence TTGAACCGACGATCGATTCTAAAATCCGGCATATCGGTTTTTTCTCTCGCAAGCGGCTTTTTACCTTCGTTGGCAGAGCCTTCCATGGGGGCGGTGGAGGAACCGAAATCTGCAGACCTTTGGTATGAATTGTCGCACGAACTGGGCGATCGACTGCAACCTGTAAAGTGGCCGTTCGCTGTGTGCCTCCGGGAACCCGATGGCGTCGCCTGTAGAACGCTATTCCAATCTATCCGCAATCCATTCTTTTTGAGCGATCATCCCGGCTTGACGCAGACGTCCGGGTGGGTTGGCGCCTGGTTTGCCAAGCCGAGCAAAAGAGTGGTCGAGGCGGAGTCCGCAGAAGACATCGCTGCCGCAATCAGGTTTGCGAGACGGAATGGGATACGTTTAATCGTCAAGGGCGGCGGCCACAGTTACAAAGGCTGCTCGAACGCGGCGAATTCTTTGCTCGTCCGAACACGCCGGATGAAGGAGATTACATTGCATGATGGGTTCGTGCCTAAGCACTCGACTGCCGAACCAGTCCCAGCCGTTTCGATCGGATCTGGCGCTCTCTGGGGCGAAGTCTATCGTACTGTCACCGTGGAAGGTGGGCGCTACGTGCAAGGCGGGGGCTGTTTGACGGTGGGTGTTGCTGGCCTGGTGCAAAGCGGCGGTTTCGGGAGTTTTTCCAAGAGTTATGGTCTAGCTGCCGCAAGCTTGCTGGAAGCAGAGATCGTTACGGCGGACGGGGTCATCCGTACCGTCAACGCTAACCAGGATCCGGAGCTGTTGTTTGCACTTAAGGGCGGGGGCGGTGGAACGTTCGGGATCGTAACAAGGCTGACATTGCAGACATACGATTTGCCGGCGACATTCGGCGCGTTTCTGCTCGATATTCGCGCCGCTTCCGATACAAGCTTTCGGGCACTTATAGGACAGATGCTAGCTTTTTATGCTGAAACCCTCTTTGGCCCCCATTGGGGCGAGCAGATCCGCTTTCGGCCAGACAACACATTGTCGATCTCCATGGTGTTTCAAAACCTCACCCGGACGGAAGTGGAATCGTGCTGGGCACCGTTTTTCGATTGGGTCGCTTCCCGAGATGAATATCGGTTGATCTCCAGTCCAACCGTGCTAGCCGTACCAGCCCGGTCTTTCTGGGACGGAGAATTCTTGAGAACGCTCCCGGGAGTCGTGTCCTTTGACAACCGCCCCGGAGCGAACAAGTACAATATCTATTGGGCCGGAAACCGCGAGGAGGCAGGCCAGGTCATCCACGCCTATCGTTCCGCCTGGTTGTCCGCAGACTTACTCGATATGCATCAACGAGATCAACTTGCCGATGGGCTTCTGGCCGCGAGCCGGCATTGGAGCATCTCCCTCCACACGAACAAGGGTTTGGCAGGCGCGTCGAAGGATGTGGTGAGAGCAGCGGCCGAAACCGCCATCAACCCGGCAGCGATCGAAGCGTTTGCACTCGCCATCTGTGCCTCGGAGGGGCCACCTGCCTATCCGGGAGTTGAAGGCCATGAGCCGGACTATGCTCGGGCGAAACAGGACGCAAACCATGTTTCCTCCGCAATGGCCGCGCTCCAAGAGCACGTGGTTACAAGTGGCTCCTACCTCGCGGAAAGTGATTATTTCGAGCAGGATTGGAAGAGCGCCTTTTGGGGTGAAAACTACCCACGCCTACTTTCCACCAAGCAAGCTTACGACCCCGAAGGGATATTTGTGGCTCATCATACAGTTGGACAGGAATGA
- a CDS encoding LytTR family DNA-binding domain-containing protein, translated as MALAAETSMFRQYFAQSKRYAWAGYAALLIAIALVGATSTWIKHASDPFELWPLLADELTSVLVILVLTPAIVLATVYLRPVYLNWLRVFFGHLAGFVAFSVLHVTGMIQLRRAIYPLFGAHYSGDGSLWLTTIYEGRKDALAYIAIVISVNVLMRLSTSELTATKEDTDTRKPIRIAYRNGAVQYWISADEIFWVEAAGNYVELVLESRRVLQRRSLRALEITLSEARFVRIHRSRIVNYNRIQSVVSKSNGDFTLVLTNNEVIAGSRRFRNLLLKFANGDLEARWQKNGVSSE; from the coding sequence ATGGCTTTGGCAGCAGAAACGTCGATGTTCCGGCAATATTTTGCGCAATCGAAGCGATATGCATGGGCTGGCTATGCTGCTTTGTTAATAGCGATTGCTTTAGTTGGGGCTACATCGACTTGGATCAAGCATGCGAGCGATCCATTTGAGCTCTGGCCACTGCTGGCGGACGAGCTCACGAGTGTCCTGGTCATACTTGTTCTGACACCAGCGATCGTTCTTGCGACCGTATATTTGCGCCCGGTTTACCTCAATTGGCTGAGAGTTTTTTTTGGACACCTTGCCGGCTTTGTCGCGTTCAGCGTTCTTCATGTCACAGGCATGATCCAGTTGCGGCGCGCCATTTATCCGCTTTTTGGAGCGCATTATTCAGGCGACGGCAGCCTGTGGCTGACAACAATCTACGAAGGGCGCAAGGACGCACTGGCCTATATTGCAATAGTGATCTCAGTAAACGTCCTGATGCGCCTATCCACGTCCGAGTTGACGGCTACGAAAGAGGACACCGACACCCGTAAGCCAATCAGGATCGCGTATCGCAATGGCGCGGTTCAGTACTGGATCTCGGCGGACGAGATATTTTGGGTCGAGGCTGCGGGAAATTATGTCGAGCTGGTCCTGGAGTCGCGACGCGTCCTCCAGCGGCGATCTCTCCGGGCCTTGGAGATAACACTGTCCGAGGCGCGTTTCGTAAGGATACATCGCAGCCGCATTGTCAATTACAACCGGATTCAGTCAGTCGTCAGCAAAAGCAACGGCGACTTCACGTTGGTTCTGACCAACAATGAAGTGATCGCAGGAAGCCGCCGGTTTCGGAATTTGCTTCTCAAGTTTGCAAATGGAGATCTTGAGGCGCGCTGGCAAAAAAATGGGGTGTCATCCGAATAG
- a CDS encoding YcxB family protein, with protein sequence MQDEPRYQITYTLTKWDYAAMARALTRRPWHRSIVTMILWLLSVWCLLVLFTDLYNPVTVINAVAESSSWLWLPACLLVVAFFSLATHWLSWGASFLYYRQIASADAIITVGLNDDAIRVSSDVADSTVPWATVKRIIREKDYLMLPISKREAFILPRRSFENQKHFEDAFHYANEKISAGPVGAG encoded by the coding sequence ATGCAAGACGAGCCTAGGTATCAAATCACCTATACCCTAACCAAATGGGATTATGCTGCGATGGCGCGGGCGCTCACGCGCCGTCCATGGCATCGCAGCATCGTCACGATGATTCTGTGGTTGTTATCCGTCTGGTGCCTTCTGGTCCTCTTCACCGATCTCTACAATCCGGTGACCGTAATCAACGCCGTTGCTGAAAGCAGTTCCTGGCTCTGGCTTCCTGCTTGCCTCCTCGTCGTGGCTTTCTTCTCGCTAGCCACGCACTGGCTGTCTTGGGGAGCATCGTTTCTGTACTATAGGCAGATCGCATCCGCTGACGCGATCATCACCGTAGGTTTGAACGATGACGCCATTCGTGTCAGTTCGGACGTGGCGGATTCGACTGTTCCATGGGCGACCGTAAAACGGATCATTCGGGAGAAAGATTATTTGATGTTGCCGATATCGAAGCGGGAAGCCTTCATTCTGCCTAGACGCAGCTTCGAAAACCAAAAGCATTTTGAGGACGCCTTTCATTATGCGAACGAAAAAATATCGGCAGGACCGGTCGGCGCCGGGTGA